A region of the Pseudarthrobacter oxydans genome:
GGGCGGCGAATGGGGTGGCGCCGTGCTTCTCGTCGCCGAGCACAGCCCCAACAAGTCCCGCGGTTTCTGGTCCAGCTGGCCCCAGTCCGCCGTTCCGGTGGGCAACCTGCTGGCCACCTTGGTGCTGTACATCATGTCCTCCACCCTCAGCCAGGAGGCATTCCTGGGCTGGGGCTGGCGGGTGGCCTTCTGGCTCTCGGCCGTGATCGTCTTCGTCGGCTACTACATCCGCACCCACGTCACTGAAGCGCCCATCTTCCTGAAGGCCAAGGAACTGGTGGAGCAGGAGCAGGCCGTCAGCTACGGCGTCTTTGAGGTGGTCCGCAAGTACCCCAAGGGCATCCTGCAGGCCATGGGGCTGCGCTTCGCGGAGAACATCATGTACTACCTGGTGGTCAGCTTCGCGATCGTCTACCTCAAAAGCGTCCACAAATACGACACTTCCTCGCTCCTGTTCGCCCTGCTGATTGCCCACGTCATCCACTTCCTGGTGATCCCGCAGGTGGGACGGCTTGTGGACAGTTGGGGCCGGAAGCCGGTCTACCTCATCGGTGCCGTCGCCGGCGCCACCTGGCCCTTCTTCGCCTTCCCCATGTTCGACACGAAGAATGCGGTCATTATTGTGCTCGCGGTGACCATCGGCCTGTGCCTGCACGCGTTCATGTATGCCGGGCAGCCCGCCATCATGGCCGAGCTCTTCCCAACCCGGATGCGCTACGCAGGGGTGTCGCTGGGCTCGCAGGTCACCTCGATCGTCGCCGGCTCGCTGGCCCCGCTCCTGGCCACCCAGTGGCTTAAGGACACCGGCTCATGGGTTCCCACCGCCATCTACCTGCTGGTGGCATGCGCCGTCACCATCGTGGCGGTGTTGAGCCTCAAGGAAACCAAAGGCATAGCCCTTGAGGACGTGGACAGGGCCGACGCCGAACGCGAAGGCCTGGCGGTAGCAGCCGCCACGCGCTGAGCTGCTTGGGTTTGGCCTGCTCCGGTGCTGCCGGAGCAGGCCGGTTCGTTGACAATTTTTGAACTGGAAGGCTGGGTTAATGGAAAACACGCTGAACGGCCGCAAGGCACTGGTTACCGGTGGAGCAGGCGGCATCGGCGCTGCCAGTGTCCGCGCCCTCGCCGCGCGGGGGGCCAAAGTGGTGATCGCGGACGTAGATGAGGAGGCTGCGGCAGCACTCGCGGACGAGGTGGGGGGCACCTCCTGGGCCGTGGACCTGCTGGACGTGGATGCCCTCTCGGCCCTCAGCCTGGACTGCGACATCCTGGTGAACAACGCAGGAATCCAGCGCATCAGCCCCATCGAGGAGTTTGAGCCGGCCGACTTCCGCCGTCTCGTCACCCTCATGCTTGAGGCGCCGTTCCTGCTGATCCGTGCGGCGCTGCCGCACATGTATGCCAACAACTTCGGCCGGATCATCAATCTTTCTTCGGTACATGGAATACGGGCGTCCCCGTTCAAGAGCGCATACGTGTCGGCCAAGCACGGGCTGGAAGGGCTGAGCAAGGTGACGGCGCTCGAGGGCGGGGCACACGGCGTCACCTCCAACTGCATCAACCCGGGCTACGTGCGCACGCCTTTGGTGGAGTCGCAGATAGCAGACCAGGCCAAGGTCCACGGCATCCCCGAAGCCGAGGTGCTGGCGAAAATCATGCTGACCGAGTCCGCCATCAAGCGTCTCGTGGAGCCGGAAGAAGTGGCCTCCCTGGTCGCTTGGCTGGCGTCCGACCACGCCGGAATGGTGACCGGCGCCAGCTACACCATGGATGGCGGCTGGTCGGCGCGCTAGCAGGGCTCTGTTTGGCACCCAAAAAGCTGGGCCGGCCCGCGGGGCTAGTCCAGCTTTTTGAGCTGC
Encoded here:
- a CDS encoding MFS transporter; amino-acid sequence: MSVGQRSASSAEAAPKGAGLKKIVAASMVGTVVEWYEFFLYATAATLVFGKYFFPATGNELDGIIQAFITYAVGFVARPLGGIVFGQIGDKLGRKPTLQLTIVIIGVSTFLMGCLPGFAEIGYLAPALLVFLRFIQGFALGGEWGGAVLLVAEHSPNKSRGFWSSWPQSAVPVGNLLATLVLYIMSSTLSQEAFLGWGWRVAFWLSAVIVFVGYYIRTHVTEAPIFLKAKELVEQEQAVSYGVFEVVRKYPKGILQAMGLRFAENIMYYLVVSFAIVYLKSVHKYDTSSLLFALLIAHVIHFLVIPQVGRLVDSWGRKPVYLIGAVAGATWPFFAFPMFDTKNAVIIVLAVTIGLCLHAFMYAGQPAIMAELFPTRMRYAGVSLGSQVTSIVAGSLAPLLATQWLKDTGSWVPTAIYLLVACAVTIVAVLSLKETKGIALEDVDRADAEREGLAVAAATR
- a CDS encoding 3-hydroxybutyrate dehydrogenase, translated to MENTLNGRKALVTGGAGGIGAASVRALAARGAKVVIADVDEEAAAALADEVGGTSWAVDLLDVDALSALSLDCDILVNNAGIQRISPIEEFEPADFRRLVTLMLEAPFLLIRAALPHMYANNFGRIINLSSVHGIRASPFKSAYVSAKHGLEGLSKVTALEGGAHGVTSNCINPGYVRTPLVESQIADQAKVHGIPEAEVLAKIMLTESAIKRLVEPEEVASLVAWLASDHAGMVTGASYTMDGGWSAR